From a single Aquarana catesbeiana isolate 2022-GZ linkage group LG09, ASM4218655v1, whole genome shotgun sequence genomic region:
- the LOC141108916 gene encoding interferon lambda-3-like, translating into MERSPITPGPSLERDREKEQENVMSNNAMGCYGRMLRHKPSACDLTPSDSLILTLEQVSLAVDVLSEMSTYAISDPVTQALMIFLKMKDDLTTCRESVEYNEPASPQLKPWLHHLQHFQESASSDCVQDAVMLNLIPLREDVKCWALSQ; encoded by the exons ATGGAGAGATCTCCAATCACACCTGGACCAAGTCTAGAAAGAGACAGAGAAAAGGAGCAG GAAAATGTCATGTCCAATAATGCAATGGGTTGCTATGGAAGAATGCTGAGACACAAGCCTTCTGCATGTGACCTGACG CCAAGTGACAGTCTGATTCTGACCCTGGAGCAAGTTTCATTGGCCGTTGATGTACTAAGTGAAATGTCCACCTATGCTATCTCTGACCCTGTAACTCAAGCTCTTATGATTTTCCTTAAAATGAAGGATGATCTGACAACTTGT AGAGAGTCCGTGGAATATAATGAGCCTGCCTCTCCACAGCTTAAGCCCTGGCTGCACCATCTCCAGCATTTTCAGGAATcg GCATCTTCTGATTGCGTCCAAGATGCTGTAATGCTGAATCTCATTCCACTGAGAGAAGATGTGAAATGTTGGGCTCTCAGCCAATAA